Proteins encoded within one genomic window of Triticum aestivum cultivar Chinese Spring chromosome 2D, IWGSC CS RefSeq v2.1, whole genome shotgun sequence:
- the LOC123049112 gene encoding transcription factor MYB41, with amino-acid sequence MGRAPCCDRTGLKKGPWTQEEDEKLIAYIKKHGQGNWRTLPKDADLERCGKSCRLRWTNYLRPDIKRGRFSFEEEETIIQLHSILGNKWSAIAARLPGRTDNEIKNYWNTHIRKRLLRMGIDPVTHAPRLDLLDLSSLLKPAAYYPTQADLDTLRAFEPLANYPDLLRLASTLLAAPTTTSSQPTTQQQMLLPWLIQAQMAQQVPQAPPQHATAADMFLQPSSACQMPGLVHANPAQQLHQDHVVASDYGQLPGYDNQLELDYVPALMQMASDTSNLQWSSPVTSSNNNNCNVGSGVSTPSSSPAGRVNSASTAAFCANTSNIDAFSADAAGLFDMHLSDLLDVSDYM; translated from the exons ATGGGGCGCGCGCCGTGCTGCGACAGGACCGGGCTCAAGAAGGGGCCGTGGACGCAggaggaggacgagaagctcaTCGCCTACATCAAGAAGCACGGCCAGGGCAACTGGCGCACCCTCCCCAAGGATGCCG ACCTGGAGCGGTGCGGGAAGAGCTGCCGGCTGCGGTGGACCAACTACCTCCGGCCGGACATCAAGCGCGGCCGCTTCTCCTTCGAGGAGGAGGAGACCATCATCCAGCTCCACAGCATCCTCGGCAACAA GTGGTCAGCCATTGCGGCGAGGCTGCCCGGACGGACGGACAACGAGATCAAGAACTACTGGAACACGCACATCCGCAAGCGCCTCCTCCGCATGGGCATCGACCCCGTCACCCACGCGCCGCGCCTCGACCTCCTCGACCTCTCCTCGCTCCTCAAGCCTGCCGCCTACTACCCCACGCAGGCCGACCTCGACACGCTCCGCGCCTTCGAGCCGCTCGCCAACTACCCGgacctcctccgcctcgcctccaCCCTCCTCGCAGCCCCGACCACAACCTCCTCGCAGCCCACGACCCAACAGCAGATGCTCCTCCCTTGGCTGATCCAGGCGCAGATGGCGCAGCAGGTACCTCAGGCGCCGCCGCAACATGCCACGGCCGCAGACATGTTCTTGCAGCCCAGCTCGGCGTGCCAAATGCCGGGCCTGGTTCACGCGAACCCCGCGCAGCAACTACACCAGGATCACGTGGTGGCCTCTGACTACGGGCAGCTCCCGGGCTACGACAACCAGCTCGAGCTCGACTACGTGCCGGCGCTGATGCAGATGGCGTCAGACACGTCGAACCTGCAGTGGAGCAGCCCGGTCAcaagtagcaacaacaacaacTGCAACGTCGGCTCCGGCGTATCCACGCCGTCATCGAGCCCCGCCGGGCGTGTGAACTCGGCTTCAACGGCAGCGTTCTGCGCCAACACGAGCAATATTGACGCCTTCAGCGCCGACGCCGCCGGGCTGTTCGACATGCACCTGTCCGATCTCCTGGATGTGAGCGACTACATGTAG